CGCCTCGGGGCGACCGGGGCAGCGAAGCGGGCGCGGGCGCCGGCCCGGGCGCGAATCCGAACGCGGGTCCGGCGGCGGGCGCGGGGCCTGGCGCGGGCCCGGTTCCGGGCGCGGGTTCGGGCGACGGGGGTGCGGGCGCGGACGTGGGCGGGCCGGACCAGGTCGGCGTCTGCTCCGGGGAGGACTGGACGGCCGGGCCGGGGGCCGGCCACGGCTCGCCCTCGGACGCGGACCTCGGGACCGGCGCCGTCGGGCCGGCGAAGTCCTCCGTGGGGTGCTCGGTGGGGATCTCCAGCCGGGCGTGCCGCTCGCTCTCGCCGAGCAGCCAGAGCAGGACGTCCTCGGAGGTGGGGCGGGCCTGCGGTTCCTTGGCGAGGCAGGCGGCGGCGACCTCGGCGAGCGGGCCGGGCAGCGCGCCGAGGTCGGGCGTCTCGTGCAGGATCCGGTACATCACCGCGGGCAGCGGGCCGCCCGCGAAGGGGTCGCGGCCGGTGGCGGCGAACAGCAGGGTGCTCGCCCAGGCGAACAGGTCGGCCGACGGCCCGACCCGCCCGGTGAACTGCTCGGGCGCCATGTAGGCGGGCGTGCCGACGACCTGGCTCGTCATCGTCGCGCTCGCGTCGAACGCGCGGGCGATCCCGAAGTCGATCACGCGCGGCCCGTCCGGGCCCATCAGCACGTTCTGCGGCTTGAGGTCGCGGTGCACGACGTTCGCGCGGTGGATCGCCGACAGCGCCGTCACCGAGCTGATCGCGAGCCGGTCGAGCGCCGCGCCGGTGCGCGGCCCCTGGTCGTGGACGAGGGCGCGCAGCGACGGCCCCGGCACGTACTCGCTGACGATGTAGGGGCGGTCGCCCGCCACGTCGGCGGCGAGCATCTGGGCGGTGCAGAACCCGGCGACCCGCTCCAGGACGGCCATCTCGCGCACGAACCGCTCGCGGGCGTCGGCGTCCCCGACGAGCTGGGCGTGCAGCAGCTTGACGGCGACGCGGGACGGCCCGGCCCCCGGCTCGGCGGGCCGGCCGAGGTACACCGCGCCCTGGCCGCCGGCGCCGATCCGGCCGAGCAGCTCCCACCGTCCGAGCCGGGTGGGGTCGGACGCGGTGAGGGGAACAGGACCCGCCATTCGCACCCTCTCGAAAAAATTGAGCATTACCGCGGGCACAAAACCGCTCCGCCCGGCATCGAAGAGTATAGGTTCGGCGAGCCCGAAGCGGGAGAAGAAGATGCTGCAGATTCGTTCGACGATTGCGCGGTCCGGCGCCGGTGCCGTGCCGCTGGCGGGGTGCCTCGCGGCCCTCGTCGCGGCCGGCGTGCTGACCGGCTGCGGGGACGCCGGCGCGACCATCACGCGGCTGACGGTGGGATCGCCGGGACCCGACCCGTACACGCTGGCGTCCGGCACCGACCGGGTCGATGTGAAGGCGAGGCCGCGGGCGGGCGGCACCAGGGAGGGGGACGCGCCGGGCCTCTACGGCGGCACGCGCCGGGCCTCGACCTGCGACAGGAAGCGGCTCGTCGCCTTCCTGCGGGCCCATCCCGACAAGGCGCGGGCGTGGGCGCGGGTGCAGGGCATCCCGGTGGGCGAGATCCCGCGGTACGTGTCGCGGCAGACGCCGGTGCTGCTGCGCACCGACACGCTCGTCACCAACCACGGGTACCGGGACGGGGAGGCCGTGAGCGACCCCGCCGTCCTTCAGGCCGGAATGGGCGTTCTGGTCAATGGTTACGGAGTGCCCACAGTGAAGTGCAATTGCGGCAATCCTCTCAGTCCGCCCGACAAAAAGATCTCCACCCCGAACGCCTCGTACAGTGGCCGGTCCTGGCCGGGGTTCGAGAAGGGGAATGTCACCCGGATACAGCCGCGGGATTCCCGCAAGGGAGCGATCACCACTTTCGTCCTCGTCGACCCGGACGCCACGATGGGGTTCGCCCGCCCCCGCGCCACCGAGGGAGCGTCGGACGGGCCACCGACCGCGCTGCCGCCGACGGAGACCGAGGTCGTGGCGGGCGACTCCCCCGCGCCGGACGGCTCGGGCCTGGAGACGCCCGGCACCGAGTCCCCCGGCACGGAGCCGCCCGGCTCCGGGACGCCCGGGCCGGAGACGCCCGGCGCGCGGTCACCGGGGACCGGGACGCCCGGGCCGCAGACCCCCGGCCCCGCGCTCTCGTCGCCGTCGCCTGGCGTGGTCACGCAGGACCCGGGTACCGGCGCCGGAGGGAAGGAGACGCCGGGCGAGGCGACGCACGGGCCGGTCTCCCTGCCGCCGTCGAGGGAGCCCGCGCCCGCGACGTCCTGACATGTGCGCTATCTTTGCTCATATGAGCAGTGCTTCAGATGTCGTCGCCCCGGACGCCTGCGCCGTGCGGGTGGTCGACGCCGCGAAGGTCGCCGCCGTCTCGGCGTCCCTGCCGGACACGGAGACGATCACCGAGCTGGCGCAGGTGTTCGGGCTGCTGTCCGACCCCGGCCGGCTGCGTGTGATCACCGCGCTGCTCGAAGGGGGAGAGATGTGCGTGTGCGACATCGCCGCGTCCTGCGGGCACTCGGAGTCGGCGGTCTCGCACGCGCTGCGCCTGCTGCGCGCCAACCGCGTCGTGCGCGTCCGCCGCGCCGGCCGGATGGCCTACTACCGGCTGGACGACTCGCACGTCCGGCTGCTGCTCGATCTCGCCCTCACCCACGTCGGCCACGGGGAGGAAGGCACATGACCGGGGACCGCGAGGACACGCCCGGGAAGCGGGAGAAGGACGGAGGGCACGGCCACGGCCACGGGCACGCCGTCTCCGCGGGCGCCGACCGGCGGCTGCTGACCGGCGCGCTCGCGCTGATCATCGCCTACATGTCGGTCGAGGTGGTCATCGGCCTGCTCGCCGGGTCGCTGGCACTGATCACCGACGCCGCGCACATGATGACCGACGCGTTCGCGATCGCGCTGGCGCTGGTCGCCATGCGCATCGCCGCCCGCCCCCCGAAGGGCGGGTACACCTTCGGCCTGCGCCGCGCCGAGATCCTGTCCGCGCAGCTGAACGGGCTGACGCTGATCCTGCTCACCGTCTACTTCGTGTACGAGGGCGTCCGGCGGCTGATCGAGCCGCCCGCGGTGGAGGGCCAGTTCGTCTTCTGGACGGCCCTGGCGGGCATCGCCGTCAACGTCGCCGCGACCATGCTGATCAGCCGGGCGGACCGGCGCAGCCTGAACGTCGAGGGCGCGTTCCAGCACATCCTGAACGACCTGTTCGCGTTCATCGCGACCGCGGTCGCGGGCCTGGTCGTGTGGACGACGGGCTTCGCCCGCGCGGACGCGATCGCCTCGCTGGTGGTGGCCGCGCTGATGCTCAAGGCCGGCTACCGGCTGCTGCGGGACGCGGGCCGGGTGCTCATGGAGGCGGCGCCCGCCGGGATCGACCCGTCCGAGCTCGGCGCGCGGCTCGCCGGGCGCCCCTGCGTCGAGGAGGTCCACGACCTGCACGTGTGGGAGGTCAGCTCGGGCTACCCGGCGCTGTCGGCGCACGTGCTCGTCGACTCCCAGGGAGACTGCCACGCCGTCCGCCGCGACCTGCAGGAGCTGCTGCGCGACGCCTACGCGATCACGCACACGACGCTGGAGGTCGACCACGTTCCCGAGCCGTCCGGCGGCGGGCACGTCCACTGCGACGACGCGCACGGCCCCCGCCATGTGGCGGAGGCCGCCGAGCCCCACGAGCACGCGGGCGGCGCGCCGTGCGACCACTAGGGCCGCGCGGCCGCGCCGCCCCCCGTGATCAGCGGGTGGCGCAGGCGGCGCCGTTCACCTCGAACGCGCCCGGAGGCGGGTTCGTCCCGCCGCTCGATCCGTTGAAGCCGATCGTCACCGAGCCTCCCGGCCGGATCGTCCGGTTCCAGTCGAGGTTGCGGGCGGTCACGTCCGGGCCGCTCTGCGACCAGGCCGCGCTCCACCCCTGGGTGACCCGCTGGCCCGCGGTGAAGGCGAACCCGAGCGTCCAGCCCTCGATGGGCGAGGTCCCGGTGTTGGTGACGGTGACCTGCGCGGTGAAGCCGGTCCCCCACTGGCTCTGCACCGAGTAGCCGGCCGCGCAGGCCGGGGCGGCCGGCCCGCCGCCCGCCGGGATCTCGACCAGCGTGATCGAGGACGCGGGGAACGTCGAGGTGAACCCGTCCGCCCCGACCGCCACGTCCGGCGCGCGGACGATCGCGCCCGGGTCGGCGCCGCCGTACCGGTAGACGCGCCCGGCCGCCGCGCCCGACCGTCCGGCGACCGAGACCGTGCTGGTGAGGTCGTCGGTGAGCGACTTGTTCACGATCATGAGGGTGAGCGCCTTGTCGGCCGAGCGCTCGGCGGCGTACACCGCGAGCCTGCCCTGGTCGGCGCTCGACGCGCGGACGGACGTCTCGCCGAACGAGGCGCCCGCGCCGTCGTAGTTCCGGTACATGCGGAAGGCGTAGGCGCCCGGGTCGGACGCGCCCGGCGGCGCCCACAGCGTCGCGAGGTCGAGGCCCTCCCGCCCGAAGATCCCGAGGACGTCCGCCTGGGCGAGCGCGCCGTTCAGGTGGCCGAGCGCGCCCCAGTTGTACTCGGTGATCGCCAGCTTGGTGCCCGGATAGTTCTGGTCCACGAGCCCGCGCATCCGCGGGATGAAGTCGATCGGCTGGCCGATCCAGCTCTCGTCGGTGTAGGAGGGGTCCCACAGCTGCCGGGTGGAGCGCAGCCGCAGCTCCTGCGTCGCCGCGTCGCCCGGGCCGGTGGAGGACACCCCGGCCTGCTGCGGGTAGATGTGCTCGTCGAAGTAGTCGAGGATGCGGGTCCCGTGCTCCTGCTCGTAGGCCTTCATCTGCCGCAGGTACCAGTCCGCGAACGGGACGCCGCCGTGCGCCGCCCGGTCCGGCGGGTTCGCCCAGCAGTCGCCGCCCTGCCGGTCGCAGGTCTGCTTGTCCAGGCCCGACATCGTCAGCGACTGGAAGCCCCAGCCGACCGGGCCGAGCGTCTTGGCCCCCGGGTCGGCGGCCTTCACGGCGGAGGCGATCGCGTACGTCTGGCGGCGCATCTCGTCGTACCCGGCGCCCTCCGGGTGCACGTCGCGGTGCGTGGCGTGCCAGAGGTCGGGCTCGTTGTCGAGATCGTAGAAGCGCACGCCGCCACCGTCGGCCCGGCCGTACTTGCCGGTCAGATGGGACAGCCAGTCGGTGACGTACTGGGGACCGGCCGGGACGCTCGTGTCGGCCGGGTCGTTGCCCGTGACGTTCGAGCCGTCCGGTTTCACCCCGTTGCCGCAGTCGGGCCGCCACTGGGCGTCGGCGCCCTGCTGCGGCCCGTACTTGGCGATGCCGAACCCGCAGGTGTAGTCGCGGGCCTTCGGCGTCCAGCCGATCAGCGGGACGGTCAGGAGCGTGCCGGTGCCGGTCCGGCGGTCCTGCTCGGTGAACTGGTCGGTCTCCGAGCCGTCGGGGAGCTTCGCGGGGTCCGGCGCGGGGCCGGGCACATTCTCGAAGTACCAGTCCGAGCCGCGGTTGGTCTCGTCGTAGAGGTAGTTGTAGCGGGTCGTCGCGTTGCCGCCCCACCGCCGGACGGGGAGGCGCAGTTCCTTGGCGAGGTCCTCGGACGCGAAGTTCATCCCGTACACGTAGGGGCTGATCGCGTGCCGCGACGCGGACGGGTCGACGGTCAGCGCGGGCCCGTCCGCGGCCTGCGCCGGGGGCGCCGCCCACGGCAGGAGCGCGGCGGCCGCCGCGACGGCGAGCCAGGCCTTCCGGGTCATGTCACACCTCGCATGCCTTGTCGTTCACCTCGAACGCGGCCGGGGCGCCGCTCGCCGCGCCGGTCGCCTGGAACCCGACCGAGAGCGAGGCGCCGGGCGCGACCGAGGCGTTCCAGTCCAGGTTCTTGGCGGTGACGGCGGCGCCGCTCTGCGACCAGGCCGCGCTCCACCCCTGGCCGACCTTCTGGTCGCCGGGGAAGGCGAACTCCAGCGTCCAGCCGTTCAGCGCCGAGGAGCCGGTGTTGGTGATGGTGACCTGGGCGGTGAAGCCGCCCGACCAGCTGTTCTGCACCGTGTAGGCGACCTTGCAGGACGTTCCCGGCGTGCCCGGGTCGCCGGGGTCTCCACCGGGGTCGCCCGCGCCGAGCAGGTAGGGGTCGAGGTAGGCCTGCTTCGCCGTGTTCACGGTCGTCCAGTCGTCGTTGAGGATGCCGCCGGTGTCGCCCGAGTTGGGGTTCCACGACCAGAAGGTGAAGGAGATACCGCCCGTGCCCTTGCCGAGGTACGCCATCAGGGTGCGCAGCCAGGTCTGGTCGCGCGGGTCGCCCAGCGTCGTCCCGAACTCGCCGAGCAGGACCGGCGCGACGTTGTTCTTGTAGAGGTAGCCCCAGTTCTTGTCCCAGATCCCGGCCAGGTTGGACGGGAAGGACGGGTCGTCGAACCACGGCTGCGGATACACCGACGTTGCGTAGTCGTGGGCGGAGTACACGAGCCGGTTCGCGACGTTCAGCCGCACCGGGTACTGCGCGGCGCCCTGGAGGTTGCCGCCCCACCAGTAGTTGTCGCTCCCCTGGTCGTTGACGCCCTCGACGATGATCAGCCAGTTCGGGTTGGCCGCGAGGATCGCGTTGCCGGCCCGCTCGGCGGCCAGCCGCCAGTCCCTCGACTGGTCGCCGCAGCCCCAGCACGCCGGGGAGTGCGGCTCGTTGTGGAGGTCGGCCCCGATGACCGTGGTGTCGCCCGCGTAGTGCCGGGCGAGCATCGTCCAGTCGGAGATCCAGCGCGACTCCGGGTAGGCGGCGGTGTACCAGAGCGCGGACTGGCCGCCGGAGTCCGGGCGGTGCCGGTCGAGGACGACCTTGAGCCCGATCCGCCCCGCGTAAGCGATGATCTTGTCCAGGATCTGCAGCCCGTTCAGCCCCTGAAGATCGGGGTTCTTGGCGTAGTCGATGCTGTTGGGGGCGCTGCCGGAGTCGAACAGCTGGCTGCTGTAGGGCAGCCGCAGCGTGTTGTAGCGCAGGCTCTTGATCTGGTCGAGCATGTCCTTGTAGCCGCGCGACCAGAGGCCGTGCGGGGCGTAGTTGGACGTCTCGGCGCCGAACCAGTTGATGCCCGTCATCCGCACCGGCTGCCCGGCGGAGTCGAGCAGCTGCCGGCCGCTGGTGTGCCAGTAGCCGGCGCCGGCCGCGCCGGCCGGGCGCGGCGCGGCCTGGACGAACGCCAGCGCCAGCAGCACGGCCACGATGATCGGGACCAGGCGGGGCCGCCGGAGTCTCAAGGTCACGGTCGTTCTCATGCGGGGTCCTCGGTCGACGGAGTGGGAGCGCTCCCACAGTCGGCGGCGGCGCGCCGCCTGTCAAGGACGGCACAAGCCGTCCAGCGCTGACCAGGCACCCCGCATGAAAACCCGTGAAACGGCCCCGTCGACTTGCGGCGTGTTGCCCTTGTGGGCGCTCGCTTAAGGGCAACACGCCGCAAGTCAACGGTGTTCGCCGAAGAGGGCGGCGGGGGCTTGCCAGCAGACCGAGCGCAGCCAGTCGTCGCCCAGGTCCAGCGCGGCCAGCGACTCCAGCTGGTGCGCGTACTCGTAGGGGATGTTCGGGAAGTCGGTTCCCAGCAGGATGCGCCCCTCCAGGCCGAGGTCGCGCAGCCGGGGCAGCAGCGCGTCCGGGAAGGGCGCCAGGGCGGCGAAGCGGGTGAAGATCATCGTCGTGTCGAGGTGGACGCGCTCGTGGGCGTCGGCGAGGGCGAAGAAGCCGTCGAACTCCGGCGCGCCGAGGTGGGCGACGATCGCCGTCAGGCGCGGGTGGCGGGCGAGCACCTCGCCGAACGGGCCGGGCCCGGTGAAGCCGTTGGCGACCGGCCCGGAGCCGGCGTGGACGAGGGCGGGCACGCCGGCCTCGGCGAGCGCCCCCCAGACCGCGTCCAGCTCCTTCAGGCGCGGGTCGAAGCCGCCGACCTGGAGGTGGACCTTGAAGACGCGGGCGCCCGCGTCCAGCGCGCGGCGCACGTACTCCTCGACGCCGGGCTCGGGATAGAACGTGGCGGACTGGAGGCATTCGGGGACGCGGGCGGCGAACCGGGCCGCCCACTCGTTCAGGGACTCGGCCATGCCGGGCCGGTGCGGGTAGGCGAGCGAGGTGAACGCGCGGACGCCGAGCCCGCGCAGGAAGTCCAGCCGCTCCTGCTCGGAGTCCCGGTAGCGGATCGGCCACTCGGTGCCGATCAGCGGACCGGCCTCGTCGAAGTACCCCCACACCGCGCTCATCAGCCGCTCCGGCATGAAGTGGACGTGGACGTCGATGATGCCGGGCAGCCCGAGCGACCGCCAGAACGCGGGGACGGCTGAATCAGAACGAGGTTCGACCACGCCCCGACCCTAACCGCGGTTCAGGAGATCTCCGCGAGCAGGGCGGGCAGCGCGGCCCGCAACTCGCGGCGCCAGTACGGCCAGGTGTGGGTGCCGCTGTAGAAGTGCGTGGAGACGGGGACGCCGAGCTTCTTCAGCTTGCCCGCGAACTCCCGCGAGACGGTGTGGGCGAGGGCCTCCAGCGCGTCGCGGGGCGCGGCCTCCCGCCCGCCCGGGCCGGGGCGGTCGAAGGGGCCGGGGGCGCCGTCCCCGGCGCTGACGTGCACGCGGACGCCCGCGAGCCGCCCCGCGAGGTCGTAGGGGTTGTGCTGGCGCCACACGACGCGCTGCTCGTCGGGGTCTCCCCACACGTCCGTCCAGTCCAGGGACGGCGCGCCGATCGCGACGCCGAGTTCGACGAGGTCGGCGACGTCGAGCCCGGAGGGGTCGCGGTGCAGCGTGTGCAGCGGCCCGCTGAACGACGCCGCCGCCCGGAAGAGTCCCCGGTGCCTGGCCGCGTACGCCAGCGCGCCCAGCCCGCCCATCGCGTTGCCCGCGACGGCGCGGCTCGGGCCCGCGCGGTATCCGCGCTCCAGGATCTGCCGGAGTTCGGCGAGGTGGAAGGTCTCCCACTTCGGCGCGCCGCCGCCCCCGCGGTTCCACCAGTCGGTATAGCTGCCGCACGGGCCGCCGTCCGGCATGACGACGATCACATCGGCGTCCTCGGTCAGCTCCTCGATGTCGCTGTGCTCGCTCCACACGGTGTGCCCGTCCCGGCCCGCGGAGGCCCCGTGCAGCAGCCAGAGCGCCGGCCAGGTGCGGGAGGCGTCGCGGGACCAGCCGGGAGGCAGGAGGAGGCGGACGTGGGCGACGCCCGCCAGGACGGGGGAACGCACGGCCAGGTCGAGGACGCGGCGGCGCGGGCGGCGCTCGCCGACGACGGCCGCGCCGTCGTCGGCCGGGGCGCCGGGCGGCGCCGCGCCGCCCGCCGCGATGGACGCGGTCAGCCCCGCGACCGCGACGATGAGTCCCGCTCCCGCCAAGCCGCGCAACCGCATGATCTCCCCCGGTCGTCCAGAGGTGCCTGCAGTAAAGGTTCCCTCTGACGGGAATGTTTCAACGCTGTGTAATCGGTTTATAAAATGTCGGGCCGGACGTTCCGGTCCACGTACCCTCCTGGGTGGCGCGGACGAAAGGGGGCGACCGGAAGAGATGCGGAGCGTCCAGATGCGGAGCAAGGCTGAGCTCGAGTCGGCGATCGCGGGCGGCGGGCGCGCGGCACTGGTGATCAACTCCCGCTCCCGGCGGGGCCGGCGGCTCTACGGCACGGCGCGCCGCCTGCTGCGCGAGGCGGGTCTGGAGTTCCCGCACGTCTTCCCGGTGACCGACCCCGCCCGGCTGCGGGAGCTGTTCGCCGACGTCCTCGCCCTGGAGCCCGACCTCGTGGTCGTCGGCGGCGGGGACGGCACGGTGGCCGAGGCGGTCGGGCACCTGGCGCACCGCGACGTCGCGCTCGGGGTGCTGCCGCTCGGCACCACCAACAACTTCGCCCGCAGCCTGGAGCTGCCGCTGGACCTGCCGGGCGCGGTCGCGACCCTCGCCCTCGGGCGGCCGGACGGCGGGAAGGTCGCCGACGTCGACGTCGGCTGGTTCGAGTCGACGGGCGACCCGCAGGGCGAGGGGCCGGGCGCCGACCGCGAGCACATCTTCGCCAACATGGTCAGCCTCGGGCTGTCGGTCCAGGTCGCCGAGCACGTCCCGCACACGCTCAAGCGGTTCATCGGGCGCCCCGCCTACGCGCTGACGGCGGCGGGCCTGCTGCCCCGGCACGAGGCCTTCACCGCCCGCATCACGATCGACGGCGAGACGCACGAGGTCTCGACGCACCAGCTGAACGTCGCCAACGGCGCGCACCACAGCGGGCAGCGCATCGCCCGCGACGCCAGCCCGGACGACCGGCTGCTGGCCGTGTACCGGCTCGGCGACGAGCGGCGGCTGCGGCTGGCGTCGGCCACGGCCCGGCACGTGCTCACCGGCCCGCGGCGGTCGCTGGAGGACGACGCCTTCCTCACCACGACCAACGTGCAGATCGAGACCGACCCGCCGATGCAGGTGGACGTGGACGGCGAGGTCCGCGGCCGCACCCCGGTGTCGATCAAGCTGCGCGGCAACGCGCTGCGGGTGATCGTCCCGAAGACGTTCGTCGACACCTGACCGGCGCCCGACCGGCCGCCCGGCGCGGCTACGCGCCGCCCGGGCCGCGCTCGTCGGCCATGACGTACGCGCCGGCCTCCAGGCGCTCGATCACGCCGAGCGTCCAGGTTCTGGCGGAGTCGGCGGAGTGGACCCACCAGCCGAGCAGCTCGCGCAGGTGGTCGGAGGGGTCGAGCTCGTCCAGGGGCGGGGCGACGGAGGCGCGCCAGGCGGCCAGGCCGTCGAGGCGCTCGCGCAGCAGGGCGAGCGCCTCGGCGCGCGGCAGCTCGGTGAGGAACCCCAGGCCCGCGGTCAGCATCTCCGGGTGCCGGACGTCCACCGCGGAGAGGGCGGAGCGCAGCAGCCGGTGGAACTCCGCCCGGCCGGCCTCGGTGATCTCGTAGTCGGTGTGCGGCGGGCCCGCCTCGCTCTCCTCCACCTCGTGGGCGTGCAGCAGGCCCTCCTTGGCCAGCTGCCTGAGCGCGTGGTAGATCGAGCCCGGGTTGACGTGGGCCCACTCGTCCGAGCCCCAGGAGAGCAGCTCGCGGCGGACCTCGTAGCCGTGCGCCCGCCCGAACCTGCGCACCCCGCCGAGCACCAGCAGCCGCGTCGTCGACATCCTCTCCCCCTGATCGCAAACCCGTTCAGGGTAGAGGCTCCGGCGACCGCGCGCGCGGTCCTCACCGCTTCAGGGCGGCGAGGTCCTCCGGGGCGAGCACCAGATCCGCGGCGGCGATGTTCTCCTCCAGATGGTCCGGGGAGCCGGTGCCCGGGATCGCGAGCATCACCGGCGACAGGGCCAGCAGCCCGGCGAGCAGCACCTGCGGGACGGTGGCGCCGTGGCGGGCGGCGACCTCGTTGACGCGCGCGTCGTCGGGGATGCCGAACCCGCCGAGCGGGAAGTAGGGGGCGTAGGCGATGTGTTCGCGCTCACACGCGGCGAGAAGCTCGGCGTCCCGCGGCAGCGTCACGTCGAACCGGTTCTGGACGGCCGCGACCGGCGCGATCCCGCGCGCCTCCTCCAGCTGGGCGAGGCTCACGTGGCTCAGTCCGAGGTGCCTGATCAGCCCCTCCTCGCGGAGCGCGGCCAGGACGGCGAAGCGCTCCCCGATCGGCTCGTCGCCCGGGGCCTCCAGCCCGCCGGGCCGCAGGTAGACCAGGTCGAGCCGGTCGAGGCCGAGTTCGGTGAGGTTGCGCTCCACCTCGGCGCGCAGCTCCGACGCCGGGAGCTGCCCGGACGGGAAGGGGTCGCCCGGGCCCCGGTACGGTCCCACCTTCGTGGCGACGACCAGGCCGGGCGGGTAGGGGGCGAGCGCGGCGCGGATCATCTCGTTGGCCGCGGGGCCGCCCTCGTAGTAGTAGAACGCGGCCGTGTCGACGTGGTCCACGCCCAGCTCGACGGCCCGCTGGAGGATCTTGATTCCGGTGTCCCGGTCGCCCGCGGGTCCGCCGCGGGTGCTCGCGGGCAGCCGCATCGCGCCGAAGCCCATCCGGGAGATCCGCAGGTCGCCGCCGAGATCGAAGTGTCGTGTCATGCGGTCCACTGTGCTGCGCCCGCGGGGCCGCGGCGATCCGCTGGCAGCTTGCTGCCACGGCGGCGGCCGGCGGGACGCGTGGCAGACTGGGTCCGTGAGCGTCGATCTGGACCGGAACGTCGTGCTGCGCGGCGAGGAGGAGCTGGTCGAGCGCGCCGGGCGGCTGTTCTTCGCGTGCGAGGAGTTCGCGTGCGCCGCGACGGACCAGAACACATGGGCGCTGCCCGGGCTGCGGGCGCGGATCGTCGCCGAGCGCCGCCGGATCCGCCCGGCCCCGTCCGTCCGCAAGCTGTACAACCCGGCGGCCCTGGCCGACGAGGAGTCCGAGCGGCGGCTCCTCGCGATCGCCGCCGCGGGCGCGCGGGTGCGGATCTGCGCGGCGCCGCTCCCGCACGAGACGATCATCGTGGACCGGAAGGTCGCCATCCTCGCCGGCCCGGTGGAGGGCGGCGTCCGCGAGTACACCGTCGTCCGGTCGCCGGGCGTGGTGAAGGGCGTGGTCTCGCTCTTCGAGGCGACGTGGGGGACGGCCGCCGAGCTGGCCGACCACCGGCGCGACCGGCCGCCCGCGCTGAGCGAGGAGAGCCTGCGCATCCTGCGGCTGCTCGGCGGCGGGCTGAAGGACGAGGCGGCCGCGCGGCGGCTCGGCATGTCGCTGCGGACCTACCGGCGCCGCGTCGCGGAGATCCTGGCCCTGCTGGACGCCGACTCCCGCTTCCAGGCGGGCCTGCGCGCCCACGAGTTCGGCCTGGTCGGCTGAGGCCCCTCAGCCGCCGACGAGCGGGACGAGCCTGATGAAGACCAGGTCGGGGTCGCCGGTGAGGTCGATCTCCTCGTCGAGGTCCTCGACCTGGCGGTCGGCGGCGAGCACGAAGAACCCGTTGCCGAGGAAGGCGCGCTCGGCGATGTCGGCCTGCCGCTCCCAGTCCAGGCGGCGGGGCTCGCGCAGCCGGTAGCCGTTCAGCTCCGCCTCGGCCCCGTCCGGGCGGACCAGGCCGTGGAACCGGTCGGAGGGGCGGGCGTTGTGCCGGGCGACCTCCTCGCGGACCCGGAGCCTGATCAGCTCCCGGACGGTCATCCGGTCGGGCAGCCCGGCC
The sequence above is a segment of the Actinomadura coerulea genome. Coding sequences within it:
- a CDS encoding FecR/PupR family sigma factor regulator; this encodes MLQIRSTIARSGAGAVPLAGCLAALVAAGVLTGCGDAGATITRLTVGSPGPDPYTLASGTDRVDVKARPRAGGTREGDAPGLYGGTRRASTCDRKRLVAFLRAHPDKARAWARVQGIPVGEIPRYVSRQTPVLLRTDTLVTNHGYRDGEAVSDPAVLQAGMGVLVNGYGVPTVKCNCGNPLSPPDKKISTPNASYSGRSWPGFEKGNVTRIQPRDSRKGAITTFVLVDPDATMGFARPRATEGASDGPPTALPPTETEVVAGDSPAPDGSGLETPGTESPGTEPPGSGTPGPETPGARSPGTGTPGPQTPGPALSSPSPGVVTQDPGTGAGGKETPGEATHGPVSLPPSREPAPATS
- a CDS encoding serine/threonine-protein kinase gives rise to the protein MAGPVPLTASDPTRLGRWELLGRIGAGGQGAVYLGRPAEPGAGPSRVAVKLLHAQLVGDADARERFVREMAVLERVAGFCTAQMLAADVAGDRPYIVSEYVPGPSLRALVHDQGPRTGAALDRLAISSVTALSAIHRANVVHRDLKPQNVLMGPDGPRVIDFGIARAFDASATMTSQVVGTPAYMAPEQFTGRVGPSADLFAWASTLLFAATGRDPFAGGPLPAVMYRILHETPDLGALPGPLAEVAAACLAKEPQARPTSEDVLLWLLGESERHARLEIPTEHPTEDFAGPTAPVPRSASEGEPWPAPGPAVQSSPEQTPTWSGPPTSAPAPPSPEPAPGTGPAPGPAPAAGPAFGFAPGPAPAPASLPRSPRGVRTLRRGPAVVAGLLLAGVLAALDVAALAILIARPSLSEGHRGGLLPVVASSFAVVAVVTLVGVILAWRGSRAAAGTVMAARVARVAMWAAWGALVEIQPAALTGHALLTASVVLLLVRGLSRSPV
- a CDS encoding ArsR/SmtB family transcription factor, translated to MSSASDVVAPDACAVRVVDAAKVAAVSASLPDTETITELAQVFGLLSDPGRLRVITALLEGGEMCVCDIAASCGHSESAVSHALRLLRANRVVRVRRAGRMAYYRLDDSHVRLLLDLALTHVGHGEEGT
- a CDS encoding glycoside hydrolase family 44 protein — encoded protein: MTRKAWLAVAAAAALLPWAAPPAQAADGPALTVDPSASRHAISPYVYGMNFASEDLAKELRLPVRRWGGNATTRYNYLYDETNRGSDWYFENVPGPAPDPAKLPDGSETDQFTEQDRRTGTGTLLTVPLIGWTPKARDYTCGFGIAKYGPQQGADAQWRPDCGNGVKPDGSNVTGNDPADTSVPAGPQYVTDWLSHLTGKYGRADGGGVRFYDLDNEPDLWHATHRDVHPEGAGYDEMRRQTYAIASAVKAADPGAKTLGPVGWGFQSLTMSGLDKQTCDRQGGDCWANPPDRAAHGGVPFADWYLRQMKAYEQEHGTRILDYFDEHIYPQQAGVSSTGPGDAATQELRLRSTRQLWDPSYTDESWIGQPIDFIPRMRGLVDQNYPGTKLAITEYNWGALGHLNGALAQADVLGIFGREGLDLATLWAPPGASDPGAYAFRMYRNYDGAGASFGETSVRASSADQGRLAVYAAERSADKALTLMIVNKSLTDDLTSTVSVAGRSGAAAGRVYRYGGADPGAIVRAPDVAVGADGFTSTFPASSITLVEIPAGGGPAAPACAAGYSVQSQWGTGFTAQVTVTNTGTSPIEGWTLGFAFTAGQRVTQGWSAAWSQSGPDVTARNLDWNRTIRPGGSVTIGFNGSSGGTNPPPGAFEVNGAACATR
- a CDS encoding cellulase family glycosylhydrolase — its product is MRTTVTLRLRRPRLVPIIVAVLLALAFVQAAPRPAGAAGAGYWHTSGRQLLDSAGQPVRMTGINWFGAETSNYAPHGLWSRGYKDMLDQIKSLRYNTLRLPYSSQLFDSGSAPNSIDYAKNPDLQGLNGLQILDKIIAYAGRIGLKVVLDRHRPDSGGQSALWYTAAYPESRWISDWTMLARHYAGDTTVIGADLHNEPHSPACWGCGDQSRDWRLAAERAGNAILAANPNWLIIVEGVNDQGSDNYWWGGNLQGAAQYPVRLNVANRLVYSAHDYATSVYPQPWFDDPSFPSNLAGIWDKNWGYLYKNNVAPVLLGEFGTTLGDPRDQTWLRTLMAYLGKGTGGISFTFWSWNPNSGDTGGILNDDWTTVNTAKQAYLDPYLLGAGDPGGDPGDPGTPGTSCKVAYTVQNSWSGGFTAQVTITNTGSSALNGWTLEFAFPGDQKVGQGWSAAWSQSGAAVTAKNLDWNASVAPGASLSVGFQATGAASGAPAAFEVNDKACEV
- a CDS encoding cation diffusion facilitator family transporter, with the translated sequence MTGDREDTPGKREKDGGHGHGHGHAVSAGADRRLLTGALALIIAYMSVEVVIGLLAGSLALITDAAHMMTDAFAIALALVAMRIAARPPKGGYTFGLRRAEILSAQLNGLTLILLTVYFVYEGVRRLIEPPAVEGQFVFWTALAGIAVNVAATMLISRADRRSLNVEGAFQHILNDLFAFIATAVAGLVVWTTGFARADAIASLVVAALMLKAGYRLLRDAGRVLMEAAPAGIDPSELGARLAGRPCVEEVHDLHVWEVSSGYPALSAHVLVDSQGDCHAVRRDLQELLRDAYAITHTTLEVDHVPEPSGGGHVHCDDAHGPRHVAEAAEPHEHAGGAPCDH